A single region of the Oleispira antarctica RB-8 genome encodes:
- the acpS gene encoding 4\'-phosphopantetheinyl transferase yields the protein MPKGIGTDLLNQRRIAHIMEKQGERFAHRILTPQELLLWAEKAYSVNFVAKRFAAKEAISKALGTGMAQGIGFQQMNIDTDDLGKPVVELSGAALIRANALGGQQVLLSLSDEGEMILAFAVLS from the coding sequence GTGCCTAAAGGCATCGGCACTGATTTATTAAATCAGCGTCGTATTGCTCATATTATGGAGAAACAAGGCGAGCGTTTTGCGCACAGAATCTTAACTCCGCAAGAATTATTACTGTGGGCCGAGAAGGCGTACAGCGTAAATTTTGTGGCTAAACGGTTTGCGGCTAAAGAGGCCATTTCCAAAGCACTCGGCACAGGCATGGCGCAAGGTATAGGTTTTCAGCAAATGAATATCGATACTGATGATCTAGGCAAGCCTGTGGTTGAGCTTTCAGGCGCTGCATTGATTCGAGCTAATGCATTGGGTGGGCAACAGGTCTTGCTCAGTTTAAGCGATGAAGGCGAGATGATCCTCGCCTTTGCTGTGCTCAGTTGA
- a CDS encoding Sensor protein yields MKNWKLQNRILALVLLPGLIVSLFLGGFFIIQRMSDIDLLLQERGLAIAKQAAPTSEYGVISGNNQLLQNLANNLLEERDLRAARILNKDGQILAYAGPKMITKFIGNTQFKNGQLQLSTTDSSIRIKAPIFTQNIDLIEGIAEPLYQQQNINDNLLGWIEIELSLSNTQIAKYQHLATSIATVLATLILCLILAIRMSRSISLPIQDMVDCVGAIGDGKIDARVHVNSGDEFQTLAAGINAMAIAIQRTKTEHQQNIEQATHDIRETLDNIEIQNIELNIARKEALEVSRIKSEFLTNISHEIRTPLNGILGFTRILLKDQSDQRKTDHLNTIEKSANGLLTIINDILDLSKIDAGKLVLENIDFNVREVLEDVLTINAPEAHKKSLELVSLIYSDVPQFLTGDPLRIKQVLTNLISNAIKFTPRGNITVRVIIEDEDINQASVKFEITDTGIGLTDEQQTKLFRAFSQADSSTTRQFGGTGLGLVISQHLVKAMNGDIGVQSAEGEGATFSFSVTLKKSRQQAVPMQELKGQQVLVMESSSSTRLSITHLLEQWKIRYSDTDNSDILLQSLLRKHRNGDPANAVIIGLSRKELYHTKTATLFKQVNNYNIPIIALVNSAISEELEYAQKLGAYQSLSKPLQGRKLFSALGLSLNIELSQTHSNNQERIQMPAPTILAVDDNEANLKLVTVLLEDMGIKVIAADSGPQALLELEQHDIDMIFMDIQMPGMNGLEATQLIRLKKTSKELPIIALTAHAIADEKDKILQIGMNDYQTKPINNDQLMQCIERWTGFHCNSNTHITLPEKIQPYAQKILHDTTGNTDLSEKDREEECLIFDPRYAMRLANNKLDLAIDMFNMLLEGLTNDLPEIQSLWQGQQQEPLLQHIHKIHGATRYCGTPCLMHTLEQLETGLKNQELIDCENLYQKAIESIIRLQQWAQENQWRDTLELMKKELV; encoded by the coding sequence ATGAAAAATTGGAAACTGCAAAATCGAATTCTTGCTTTGGTATTATTACCCGGCCTGATTGTATCGTTATTTCTAGGCGGTTTTTTCATCATTCAGCGCATGAGCGACATTGATCTTCTATTACAAGAGCGTGGCCTAGCCATTGCAAAACAAGCGGCTCCTACCAGTGAATATGGTGTTATCTCTGGTAATAATCAATTATTACAAAATCTTGCCAATAATTTATTAGAAGAACGTGATTTACGTGCCGCTAGGATTCTCAATAAAGACGGACAAATTCTCGCGTATGCGGGACCCAAAATGATCACCAAATTCATTGGCAATACTCAGTTCAAAAATGGACAATTGCAGCTTTCTACAACCGACAGCAGTATTCGAATTAAGGCCCCAATATTCACTCAAAATATTGATTTGATCGAAGGGATTGCAGAACCGCTTTACCAACAGCAAAATATTAACGACAATTTACTGGGCTGGATTGAAATTGAATTGTCGCTTTCCAATACTCAAATTGCAAAATATCAACACTTAGCCACCAGTATTGCAACGGTACTCGCGACGCTTATTCTATGTCTAATATTAGCGATTAGGATGAGTCGAAGTATATCGCTTCCCATTCAAGACATGGTTGACTGTGTAGGCGCAATCGGTGATGGAAAAATTGATGCTCGCGTCCATGTCAATAGTGGCGATGAGTTCCAAACATTAGCCGCTGGCATTAATGCGATGGCGATTGCGATTCAGCGCACTAAGACAGAGCACCAACAAAATATCGAACAGGCGACGCACGACATTCGAGAAACATTAGATAATATCGAAATCCAAAACATTGAATTGAATATCGCCCGTAAAGAAGCATTAGAAGTCAGTCGTATTAAATCAGAATTTTTAACCAATATTAGCCACGAAATTCGAACGCCTTTAAATGGCATATTAGGCTTTACCCGTATTTTATTGAAAGACCAAAGCGATCAAAGAAAAACCGATCACCTGAACACTATTGAAAAGTCTGCCAATGGCCTACTGACGATTATTAATGACATTCTCGATCTTTCAAAAATTGATGCCGGTAAACTGGTATTAGAAAATATTGATTTTAATGTGCGTGAAGTACTCGAAGATGTATTGACGATCAATGCCCCAGAAGCACATAAAAAATCTCTCGAGCTGGTCAGTCTTATTTATTCTGATGTACCCCAGTTTTTAACTGGAGACCCCTTAAGAATAAAACAGGTTCTGACTAATTTAATTTCCAATGCTATTAAGTTTACCCCGCGAGGGAATATTACCGTACGCGTTATTATTGAAGATGAAGACATCAATCAAGCAAGCGTAAAGTTTGAAATCACCGATACTGGCATCGGCTTAACCGATGAACAGCAAACCAAACTCTTCCGCGCCTTTAGCCAAGCTGACTCCAGCACAACCCGCCAATTTGGTGGTACGGGCTTAGGCTTAGTTATTAGCCAGCATTTAGTGAAAGCAATGAACGGTGACATTGGCGTACAGAGTGCTGAAGGGGAAGGCGCGACCTTTTCTTTTTCAGTCACGTTAAAAAAATCTCGTCAGCAAGCAGTGCCTATGCAAGAACTAAAAGGACAGCAAGTACTGGTGATGGAGTCATCTTCAAGTACTCGCCTAAGCATTACGCACCTTTTAGAACAATGGAAAATTCGCTATAGCGATACCGATAATAGTGATATTTTATTACAATCTCTTTTACGTAAACATCGAAATGGCGACCCAGCAAATGCCGTTATTATTGGTTTAAGTCGTAAGGAGCTGTACCACACGAAAACGGCCACGTTATTTAAGCAAGTGAACAACTACAACATTCCGATCATCGCCTTGGTCAACAGTGCTATTTCAGAAGAACTGGAATACGCCCAAAAACTCGGCGCGTACCAATCTTTATCTAAGCCCTTACAAGGTCGAAAGTTATTCAGCGCCCTCGGTTTGAGTTTAAACATTGAATTAAGTCAGACCCATAGTAATAACCAAGAACGCATTCAAATGCCTGCGCCAACGATTTTAGCCGTGGATGATAACGAAGCCAATCTAAAACTGGTTACCGTATTATTAGAAGATATGGGAATTAAAGTAATTGCCGCAGACTCTGGCCCACAAGCACTGCTGGAGCTTGAACAACACGATATCGATATGATTTTTATGGATATTCAAATGCCAGGTATGAACGGCTTAGAAGCCACGCAATTAATTCGGTTGAAAAAGACGTCTAAAGAATTGCCTATTATCGCCCTAACCGCTCACGCCATTGCTGATGAAAAAGATAAAATTTTACAAATAGGCATGAACGACTACCAAACTAAGCCCATCAATAATGATCAATTAATGCAGTGTATTGAGCGCTGGACAGGCTTTCATTGCAACAGCAATACCCACATTACCTTGCCAGAGAAAATCCAACCTTACGCGCAGAAAATATTACATGATACAACTGGAAATACAGATTTAAGTGAGAAAGATCGAGAGGAAGAATGTCTGATATTTGATCCGCGATATGCGATGCGCTTAGCAAACAATAAGCTCGACCTCGCCATTGATATGTTTAACATGTTACTCGAAGGCTTAACCAATGATCTGCCAGAAATACAAAGTTTATGGCAGGGGCAACAACAAGAACCGTTATTGCAACACATTCACAAAATCCACGGCGCAACTCGCTACTGCGGTACTCCCTGTTTAATGCATACGTTAGAACAATTGGAGACGGGGCTGAAAAATCAAGAGCTGATAGATTGTGAAAACTTGTATCAAAAAGCCATTGAATCAATTATTCGTTTGCAACAATGGGCCCAAGAAAATCAATGGCGTGATACGTTAGAACTCATGAAAAAAGAATTGGTTTAA
- the cysM gene encoding Cysteine synthase B, which produces MTHIVYPTIDACIGQTPLVRLQRLNEGSSNTILLKLEGNNPAGSVKDRAALSMIVKAEERGHIHAGDTLIEATSGNTGIALAMVAAIKGYRMILIMPDNLSMERRWAMQAYGAELILVTKEQGMEGARDMALRMEAEGEGKVLNQFANSDNPLAHYETTGPEIWQQTQGQITHFVSAMGTTGTIMGTSRFLKEKNEAIQIIGLQPQEGASIPGIRRWPEEYLPSIFDASRVDQVIDINQQDAEHTMKALATQEGIFCGVSSGGSVAGALQLSAQVENATIVAIICDRGDRYLSTGVFS; this is translated from the coding sequence GTGACCCACATTGTATACCCAACGATTGATGCATGCATCGGTCAGACGCCTTTAGTTCGCTTGCAGCGTTTAAATGAGGGCAGTAGTAATACCATTTTGTTAAAGCTTGAAGGTAATAACCCGGCAGGTTCAGTGAAAGACCGTGCAGCCTTGAGTATGATTGTAAAGGCTGAAGAGCGAGGCCATATTCATGCTGGGGATACTTTAATAGAAGCGACCAGTGGTAATACCGGTATTGCACTCGCCATGGTGGCGGCGATAAAGGGTTACCGCATGATCTTAATCATGCCGGATAATCTCAGCATGGAGCGTCGCTGGGCGATGCAGGCTTACGGTGCTGAGTTGATTTTAGTGACCAAAGAGCAGGGAATGGAAGGCGCACGTGATATGGCATTGAGGATGGAAGCGGAAGGTGAAGGCAAAGTGCTTAACCAGTTTGCTAACAGTGATAATCCATTAGCCCATTACGAGACGACAGGACCTGAGATTTGGCAGCAAACTCAAGGTCAGATCACCCATTTTGTTAGTGCTATGGGCACGACAGGCACCATTATGGGGACGTCTCGATTCTTAAAAGAAAAAAATGAAGCCATTCAAATTATTGGCTTGCAGCCGCAAGAAGGCGCGAGTATTCCTGGTATTCGCCGCTGGCCTGAAGAATACTTACCGAGTATTTTTGATGCCAGCCGAGTCGATCAAGTCATTGATATCAATCAGCAAGACGCAGAGCACACCATGAAAGCGCTAGCGACTCAAGAAGGCATTTTTTGTGGAGTCTCTTCAGGTGGGTCGGTAGCAGGCGCCTTGCAATTAAGTGCTCAGGTTGAAAATGCGACGATTGTGGCGATTATCTGTGACCGCGGTGATCGTTATTTATCCACAGGTGTCTTTTCTTAA
- the recO gene encoding DNA repair protein RecO (Recombination protein O): MQNSSNLTYYVLHRRPYRESSQIVDLFCEKQGRFSALHRVNKKNPALQPFTPYQMQFSGRGDLKYCQHVEINYPSIYSTSSSAVNGGSVKGQFLKGRNLYCGFYLNELIIRLTWKDEPQAELYQVYQQTLLGLLQLENDMQSEPLLRRFEFHLLAVMGYQYNWQQDSDCRDIQANQFYSFDPFSGFNLITVHTHGVPQAQRFPGHALLAIAAEDWQHELSWPVAKHIARLALNPLLGDKPLASRELFKKL, translated from the coding sequence GTGCAAAATAGTTCGAACCTTACTTATTATGTTTTGCATCGACGCCCGTATAGAGAAAGCAGTCAGATTGTTGATTTATTCTGTGAAAAACAAGGACGTTTTTCAGCACTGCACCGTGTTAATAAAAAAAATCCTGCGTTACAACCCTTTACCCCTTATCAAATGCAATTCTCCGGTCGTGGCGATTTAAAATACTGCCAGCATGTTGAAATTAATTATCCCAGTATTTATTCTACAAGTTCTTCGGCAGTAAACGGCGGGTCGGTAAAAGGGCAGTTTTTAAAGGGAAGGAATTTATACTGTGGTTTTTATTTAAATGAGTTGATCATACGATTGACCTGGAAAGATGAACCGCAAGCAGAGCTTTATCAGGTGTACCAACAAACTTTATTAGGGTTATTGCAGCTCGAAAACGATATGCAGTCAGAGCCCTTATTACGCCGCTTTGAATTTCATTTATTAGCGGTGATGGGCTATCAATATAATTGGCAGCAAGACAGTGATTGCCGCGATATTCAGGCGAATCAATTTTACAGTTTTGATCCGTTTTCAGGGTTTAACCTCATAACAGTACACACTCATGGCGTCCCTCAGGCGCAGCGCTTCCCTGGGCATGCACTGTTAGCGATTGCCGCAGAAGACTGGCAGCATGAGTTAAGTTGGCCAGTTGCAAAGCATATTGCTAGGCTTGCGTTAAATCCTTTATTGGGGGATAAACCGCTTGCCAGTCGTGAGTTGTTTAAAAAGTTATAG
- the rncS gene encoding Ribonuclease III, translating into MNNPLLKLSQRIDYTFSDHSLIELALTHRSCGGKNNERLEFLGDSIVNLVIAEALFIKFPAAKEGKLSRLRARMVKGVTLAELARDFALGDFLHLGSGEMKSGGHRRESILADTVEAIIGAIYLDSDMDTVKGKILQWYDSRLKALSLDDPLKDPKTQLQEYLQGKQDPLPKYDVLNIEGSAHEQLFKVSCIVKDLKNTIVGQGGSRRIAEQEAAAQALKLLGISLEPGEELIDGK; encoded by the coding sequence GTGAACAATCCTTTATTAAAGCTTAGTCAGCGAATTGACTACACCTTCAGCGATCACTCATTAATTGAGTTGGCATTAACGCATCGTAGCTGTGGTGGTAAAAACAATGAACGTTTAGAGTTTTTAGGCGATTCGATTGTTAATTTAGTCATTGCCGAAGCACTGTTTATTAAATTTCCAGCAGCAAAGGAAGGCAAGTTAAGCCGTCTACGAGCTCGTATGGTAAAAGGGGTAACCCTTGCTGAGCTAGCACGAGACTTTGCGTTGGGCGATTTTCTTCATCTGGGTTCTGGTGAAATGAAAAGCGGTGGCCATCGACGTGAATCAATATTAGCCGATACCGTTGAAGCAATTATCGGCGCTATATATCTTGATTCGGATATGGACACTGTTAAAGGTAAAATATTGCAGTGGTATGACTCGCGTTTAAAAGCGCTAAGTCTTGATGATCCGTTAAAAGATCCTAAAACGCAGCTGCAAGAATACCTTCAAGGTAAGCAAGACCCTTTACCCAAATACGATGTATTAAATATTGAAGGCAGTGCTCATGAGCAATTATTTAAAGTGAGTTGTATTGTTAAAGATTTAAAAAATACCATTGTCGGGCAGGGTGGCAGCCGACGTATCGCCGAGCAAGAAGCAGCGGCACAAGCTTTGAAATTATTAGGCATTAGCCTTGAGCCCGGTGAGGAATTGATTGATGGAAAATGA
- the rumA gene encoding 23S rRNA (Uracil-5-)-methyltransferase gives MNSLSLPPSYCKRLILKANVKKILTLTVHDLASDGHGIARSGRDVYFIPGALPGETVIAEMLERKRKIWYCRLVSIEQVSEHRVEPFCPHYKRCGGCDLQHLAYDQQVVLKQQRVARELSRQGIEIEHWDAPLIAKDQQWHYRRRARLGIRYNKSDKEVFIGFRESQSKHLTNIDICPVLVEHAALDWQAWRGRLAQLEGISRFTHIEVLQASERLVLVFRVLKKLTDNDRKRLQSWAVELDIDIYIRPDDEQPLEVINEVISPLTHNVLGHDLTIHPDYFVQVNKTINQLMVAEAKAWLAPEAGSRVWDLYAGHGNFSVPLAQDAIVDAVEVSDEMVQAIEQHAQQLCTDSDVRGNKGDRGLIAHKADLSNSDSLSSLPNPDYVLLDPPRAGASACIDELIKRKAKRMVYVSCDPATLARDLKALSDDFDVERITILDMFPHTHHIETMVLLVPARKSGQGRTKMMNDKLKTQAKTQSKAKEKGASRGKSKR, from the coding sequence TTGAATTCATTGTCATTGCCCCCATCTTACTGCAAACGCTTGATTTTGAAGGCCAACGTGAAAAAAATACTGACATTAACCGTGCATGACCTTGCATCGGACGGACACGGCATCGCGCGCTCTGGGCGCGATGTGTATTTCATACCTGGAGCTTTACCCGGGGAAACCGTGATCGCTGAGATGTTGGAGCGTAAACGAAAAATTTGGTATTGCCGTCTTGTCTCTATCGAGCAAGTCAGCGAACATCGAGTTGAGCCTTTCTGCCCACACTACAAACGCTGTGGAGGGTGCGATTTACAACATCTAGCGTATGACCAACAGGTCGTTCTAAAACAGCAAAGAGTCGCGCGGGAGCTCAGCCGTCAAGGTATTGAAATTGAACACTGGGATGCCCCTCTTATTGCTAAAGACCAGCAATGGCACTATCGCCGTCGTGCACGTTTAGGTATTCGCTATAACAAGTCCGATAAAGAAGTCTTTATCGGTTTTCGAGAAAGCCAAAGTAAACACCTCACCAATATTGATATTTGCCCAGTACTCGTTGAACATGCCGCACTAGATTGGCAAGCTTGGCGCGGTCGTTTGGCGCAGCTTGAAGGTATTTCTCGTTTCACTCATATCGAAGTATTGCAAGCTAGCGAACGCTTGGTGCTGGTATTTAGAGTGCTGAAGAAGCTCACAGATAACGATCGCAAGCGTTTACAAAGCTGGGCCGTTGAATTAGACATCGACATTTATATTCGCCCCGACGATGAGCAGCCATTAGAAGTTATCAACGAGGTTATCAGCCCCTTAACACATAATGTGCTAGGCCATGATTTAACGATTCATCCTGATTACTTTGTGCAGGTGAATAAGACGATTAATCAGTTGATGGTGGCTGAGGCCAAAGCTTGGTTAGCGCCTGAAGCCGGTTCTCGTGTTTGGGATCTGTATGCTGGTCACGGTAATTTCTCTGTGCCGTTAGCACAAGATGCCATCGTTGATGCCGTAGAAGTCAGTGATGAAATGGTGCAGGCGATTGAGCAGCATGCTCAGCAATTGTGCACAGATTCAGATGTAAGGGGTAATAAGGGTGATCGTGGTCTCATTGCGCATAAGGCCGACTTGTCAAATAGCGACAGCTTAAGTAGCTTGCCTAATCCTGACTATGTCTTGTTAGATCCACCAAGAGCTGGGGCGAGTGCTTGTATCGATGAGCTGATTAAGCGGAAAGCCAAGCGCATGGTTTATGTATCATGTGATCCTGCGACACTGGCACGCGACTTGAAAGCACTTAGTGATGATTTTGATGTCGAACGAATTACAATTCTAGACATGTTTCCTCATACTCATCATATCGAAACTATGGTGTTATTGGTGCCGGCTAGGAAAAGCGGTCAGGGTCGTACGAAAATGATGAATGACAAATTGAAAACCCAAGCTAAAACTCAGAGCAAAGCCAAAGAGAAAGGAGCATCTCGTGGTAAAAGTAAGAGATGA
- the era gene encoding GTP-binding protein era homolog: protein MENETKERSGYVAIIGRPNVGKSTLLNYILGQKLSITSRKPQTTRHKIVGIKTENDVQVVYVDTPGMHENHDKALNRYMNKAALTAVKDVDAIVFMIDRTKWTSEDELVLKSLQYVKCPVILAVNKVDFLSDKEALLPTLQKLDEKYKFAHIVPMSAKTGHNVDRLETIIASFIKQGAHFYPEDQITDRSSRFLAAELVREKIMRQLGDELPYSMTVEIEEFRYEDSLLVISAAILIDRQSQKHIIIGEKGGRIKQIGRDARLDMEEMFECKVMLNTWVKVKSGWADSERALKSLGYDGLD from the coding sequence ATGGAAAATGAAACAAAAGAACGCTCAGGTTATGTCGCCATTATTGGTCGTCCAAATGTCGGAAAATCGACATTACTGAATTATATCTTGGGTCAAAAGCTGAGTATTACTTCACGTAAGCCGCAAACGACTCGCCATAAAATCGTCGGTATTAAAACCGAAAATGATGTGCAGGTGGTTTATGTTGATACCCCAGGTATGCACGAGAATCATGATAAAGCTTTAAATCGTTACATGAATAAAGCGGCATTAACTGCCGTAAAAGACGTTGATGCTATCGTCTTTATGATTGATCGAACTAAGTGGACCAGTGAAGACGAGTTGGTTTTAAAGTCTTTGCAGTACGTTAAGTGCCCAGTGATTTTGGCCGTTAATAAAGTCGATTTTTTATCGGATAAAGAGGCTTTATTACCGACACTACAGAAACTGGATGAGAAGTATAAATTTGCTCACATCGTACCGATGAGTGCAAAAACTGGTCACAATGTCGATCGTTTAGAAACGATTATTGCCAGTTTCATTAAGCAAGGCGCTCACTTCTATCCAGAAGATCAGATTACCGATCGCAGTTCTCGATTCTTAGCCGCAGAGCTTGTGCGTGAGAAAATCATGCGTCAGTTAGGTGATGAATTACCGTATTCCATGACGGTAGAAATTGAAGAGTTTCGTTACGAAGATAGCTTGCTGGTTATTAGTGCGGCCATCTTAATTGATCGTCAAAGCCAAAAGCATATTATTATTGGCGAAAAAGGCGGTCGTATTAAGCAAATTGGTCGTGATGCGCGCTTGGATATGGAAGAGATGTTTGAATGTAAAGTGATGCTTAATACTTGGGTGAAAGTAAAGTCCGGTTGGGCTGATAGTGAGCGAGCTTTGAAGAGTCTTGGCTACGACGGCTTAGATTAA
- the lepA gene encoding GTP-binding protein LepA, producing the protein MVSKLNHIRNFSIIAHIDHGKSTLADRFIQHCEGLSAREMQAQVLDSMDIERERGITIKAQSVTLDYKALDGETYQLNFIDTPGHVDFSYEVSRSLAACEGALLVVDAAQGVEAQSVANCYTAIEQGLEVVPVLNKMDLPQADPDRVAAEIEEIIGIDASEAVRCSAKSGLNVEGVLEEIIKLIPAPEGDPDGPLQALIIDSWFDPYLGVVSLVRIKNGTLRKGDKIRMLSTSRDHGADGIGIFTPKRKETGVLRAGEVGYMVAGIKDIHGAPVGDTITHTKTPNVETLPGFQKVKPQVYAGLFPISSDDFENFRDALEKLSLNDASLFFEPESSDALGFGFRCGFLGMLHMEIIQERLEREYNLDLITTAPTVIYQVVNRKGETFEIDNPSKLPDPGTIEEMHEPIADVSILVPQEYLGNVISLCVGRRGVQKDMQYVGNQVSLTYQIPMAEVVMDFFDRLKSVSRGFASLDYSFSHFSPASLTRLDILINGERVDALAVILHTDNVRSRGRALTDKMKELIPRQMFDVAIQATMGAQVVARTNIKAMRKNVTAKCYGGDISRKKKLLQKQKDGKKRMKQIGNVEIPQSAFLAVLKVDD; encoded by the coding sequence TTGGTGAGTAAGCTTAACCATATTCGTAACTTCTCTATTATCGCCCATATTGATCATGGTAAATCCACTCTAGCTGACCGTTTTATTCAGCATTGTGAAGGCTTGTCTGCGCGTGAAATGCAGGCTCAGGTTCTTGATTCTATGGATATTGAACGTGAGCGTGGCATTACCATTAAAGCGCAAAGCGTTACCTTGGACTATAAAGCGCTAGATGGTGAAACTTATCAGCTTAACTTTATTGATACCCCTGGCCACGTCGATTTCAGCTATGAGGTTTCGCGCTCTCTAGCCGCTTGTGAAGGTGCTTTGCTGGTGGTTGATGCCGCGCAAGGTGTTGAAGCACAATCGGTTGCTAACTGTTATACCGCGATTGAACAGGGGCTAGAAGTTGTTCCTGTATTAAATAAAATGGATTTGCCTCAAGCAGATCCTGATCGCGTTGCGGCGGAAATTGAAGAAATTATTGGTATCGATGCCTCGGAAGCCGTTCGTTGTTCCGCCAAAAGTGGCTTGAATGTCGAAGGCGTACTGGAAGAAATTATTAAATTAATTCCAGCTCCAGAAGGCGATCCTGATGGCCCGTTACAAGCCTTGATTATTGATTCTTGGTTTGACCCGTATTTGGGCGTTGTTTCATTAGTACGAATTAAAAACGGTACATTGCGCAAAGGCGATAAAATTCGCATGCTATCGACGTCCCGTGATCACGGTGCTGATGGCATTGGTATCTTTACTCCTAAACGTAAAGAAACGGGTGTATTAAGAGCGGGCGAAGTAGGTTATATGGTCGCCGGCATTAAAGACATTCATGGTGCGCCAGTGGGTGATACGATCACTCACACAAAGACGCCAAATGTTGAAACATTACCGGGTTTCCAAAAAGTTAAGCCGCAAGTTTATGCAGGTCTATTTCCGATCAGTTCGGATGACTTTGAAAACTTCCGTGATGCTCTTGAAAAATTATCGTTAAACGATGCGTCGTTATTTTTTGAACCTGAAAGTTCAGATGCGTTAGGTTTTGGTTTCCGTTGTGGCTTTTTAGGCATGCTGCACATGGAGATTATTCAAGAGCGTTTAGAACGCGAATACAATCTTGATTTGATCACCACAGCGCCAACCGTTATTTATCAAGTAGTGAATCGCAAAGGGGAAACTTTTGAGATTGATAACCCGTCGAAGCTGCCTGATCCTGGCACGATTGAAGAAATGCATGAGCCGATTGCTGATGTTAGCATTCTCGTTCCGCAAGAGTATTTAGGCAATGTTATCTCTTTATGCGTTGGAAGACGTGGTGTGCAAAAGGATATGCAGTATGTTGGGAATCAAGTCTCCTTAACGTATCAAATTCCGATGGCTGAAGTAGTGATGGATTTCTTTGATCGCTTAAAATCAGTAAGCCGTGGTTTTGCATCACTTGATTACAGTTTCAGTCACTTTTCTCCTGCGTCATTAACACGTCTAGATATTCTTATTAATGGTGAGCGTGTTGATGCGTTAGCGGTTATCTTGCATACCGATAATGTTCGCAGCCGTGGTCGTGCATTAACTGATAAAATGAAAGAGCTTATTCCTCGTCAGATGTTTGATGTAGCAATACAAGCCACTATGGGGGCGCAGGTTGTCGCTCGTACTAATATTAAAGCGATGCGTAAAAACGTAACCGCCAAATGTTATGGTGGCGACATCAGTCGTAAGAAGAAGCTATTACAGAAACAGAAAGACGGTAAGAAACGCATGAAGCAGATTGGTAATGTGGAAATTCCACAGTCTGCTTTCTTAGCAGTACTTAAGGTGGATGATTAA
- the pdxJ gene encoding Pyridoxine 5\'-phosphate synthase has product MTKARVLLGVNIDHVATLRQARGTRYPDPVQAALIAEEAGADGITIHPREDRRHIQTRDVYVLKEVLNTRMNLEMAVTEAMLELAEEIKPEHCCLVPEKREELTTEGGLDVVGNEAAIKAACDRLAAINSEASLFIDADKAQIDAAVRCGAPAIEIHTGAYADAETVQQQTVELAILKDGIAYALEQGLIVNAGHGLHYHNVEAIAAIPGINELNIGHSIIARAVFVGLKDAVKEMRELIRLAQPSV; this is encoded by the coding sequence GTGACAAAAGCACGAGTTTTATTAGGGGTAAATATTGATCATGTGGCAACGTTGCGCCAAGCACGTGGCACTCGTTACCCTGATCCTGTACAAGCCGCTTTAATCGCAGAAGAAGCGGGCGCCGATGGTATTACTATTCATCCGCGTGAAGACCGACGTCATATACAAACCCGTGATGTGTATGTATTAAAAGAAGTATTAAATACTCGCATGAATCTTGAAATGGCAGTGACAGAAGCCATGCTTGAATTGGCTGAAGAAATAAAGCCAGAGCATTGCTGCTTGGTGCCAGAGAAGCGTGAAGAGCTGACCACAGAAGGCGGTCTTGATGTCGTAGGTAACGAAGCAGCGATTAAAGCAGCCTGTGATCGCTTAGCGGCTATTAATAGCGAGGCCTCGTTATTTATTGATGCTGATAAGGCGCAAATTGACGCCGCTGTACGTTGTGGTGCGCCTGCGATAGAAATTCATACCGGTGCTTACGCTGATGCGGAAACAGTCCAGCAGCAAACCGTAGAATTAGCGATATTAAAAGACGGTATTGCTTATGCACTTGAGCAGGGTTTGATTGTGAATGCGGGCCATGGTTTGCATTATCATAATGTAGAAGCCATCGCCGCGATTCCTGGCATTAATGAATTAAATATTGGCCATAGTATTATTGCTCGCGCAGTTTTTGTGGGTCTTAAGGATGCAGTGAAAGAAATGCGCGAATTAATTCGCTTGGCTCAGCCCAGTGTCTAA